Genomic window (Spirochaetaceae bacterium):
CGCCCTCAACTCGCGACCAAATCAGCCAGCCTATCCCCTTGGTGAGCGATGCGGGTTAGCGCCGACGTCGAACTTGATGGAATCAAGATCATAGTCTTCGCACGTCTTGCTCCATGCGCCGGTGCTCGTCGCGAGCCGCCACTCGACGCACGTTTCCGCAAGTCCATGATAGGTATGAGGCGAATTGAAGGTGGCGATGACCTCCGTCTTGTCGTCGAAGTTCTGAAATACGCTACGGATCAGGGGGAACGTGTTGTAAAACGGGTCAGCCGGTTCCGACGGTTGCTCCGGTTGTTCCGGCTGCTCCGGTTGCTCCGGTTGTTCCGGCTGCTCCGGCTGCTCCGGCTGCTCCGGTTGCTCCGGTTGCTCCGGTTGCTCCGGCTGCTCCGGTTGCTCCGGTTGCTCCGGCTGCTCCGGCTGCTCCGGTTGCTCCGGCTGCTCCGGCTGCTCCGGCTGCTCCGGCTGCTCCGGTTGCTCCGGCTGCTCCGGTT
Coding sequences:
- a CDS encoding PPC domain-containing protein; translated protein: MAGRIETEDDVDVFRILVAGSGELQLSTTGSLDTSGALLGGADDALLAYTEAGGNGGNFLIAATVEPGTYHLRVASRAPGDYSLRIAFTPSPEALPPAPGPGSEPEPAPEPPPQQPPPQQPPPQQPPEQPEQPEQPEQPEQPEQPEQPEQPEQPEQPEQPEQPEQPEQPEQPEQPEQPEQPEQPEQPEQPEQPEQPEQPEQPEQPSEPADPFYNTFPLIRSVFQNFDDKTEVIATFNSPHTYHGLAETCVEWRLATSTGAWSKTCEDYDLDSIKFDVGANPHRSPRG